The Pyrus communis chromosome 8, drPyrComm1.1, whole genome shotgun sequence region aagcccaaaagcccttgaagatccgctcatccatcaaccttcaagatcaagcccaaaagcccttgaagaaatccatacatccaattgttcttcaagatcaagcccaaaagccctcgaagattcgttcatcaactgttcatccctagatcaagccccgacggccctttggatcaacagctcatccacaaaccttcaccttacgaagatagaatcagatgatcaaattacaaagagattgtaacccaaaaaatcattaaacacaaaaatatattttgtacacggtattcttgtttcttgtttcaggaacttttcgtgtttacaaatttggcacgcccagtgggaccatctctacctctcatctctgtctccgttcaagatattcaagcacagtccagggcttcaaacaaagaacaagtcatgactatcggcactacctccattgaaagacagctggttcagatgaaggaaacaattgcaaggctgataaagactgcagaggagaaaaacttgcaaaccgccggactcatcaaccgtctggaggcacagcatggcgtcaaagtgaaaccaagcgctcttccaactaagaggaccgaagaaggcttcaacccaaatgcctacgaactcatgtcaaaggctaggcatgactttgcttcctcttcaaatcttggaaagaaggtttcaaacaccgtcaacaacaaagatcgcgacctcaccgagactcaaaagaagttgaaggagcatgattatggagttgacaacaacaaggctggacttggcttcacactaaatgcacccgtgaagatttcaagcaaagtgaagaaagctagcgctcaacacatcagcgtgagcattgaacaagaccaagaagagcctaaaccctcccctcggacgtcggtcttcaataggatgagccattcaagctccagaacttcagtgcttaatcgcattggtggtcaagaccgaacctctgtcttcaagaggcttaacgcgccgacatcccaaagctctgtttttgaaaggttgttaaagcctaagaaacaaagcaacacagctatctctcctctgcgacgatcagcttcagaaatatttgaagataatggtaagccttttggaaagaggaagacaaccccaaagggagaaaagctcgatgggttaggagaaaaagacgacgctcgaagcttgattccttcaaggatggagcgccaagcaatcctagaggtcgacacaaaaggaccactgaaggtaaggaggcgcatcatcgtccacactggcaaatcttcatgccaacaaactcaagagaacggcactgaagaggagatccaagatgttttctacatcacggttcaagaaggtaaagaagacgaaagcccgaggaaatactcagagtccctactctccgaccctgatccaagcggcagtacaaccatgcaagtcatgaccactggagcaacttcaatcgaggagcagctagctcagatgaatgaagcaatcgcaaagctcacacggactgtggaagagaaggacttgcagattgccgcacttgtcaaccaactagatgcgctgcccgacgtgaaagtcgacccaaatattggcctattaaagaaagaatacgacgaagaagaggagccaccagtggagaaagttgaagagaagccgaagctagaccaagcaacggcattcatgggatctctctctatccagcagctacaggagatgatcgcaagcactgtcaagacacagtacgaaggaagctcgcatgaatccgtactgtactcaaagccttactccaagaagattgatgctttaaagatgccaaggggttatcaacccccaaaattcatgcagttcgatggaaaaggcaacccgaagcaacatgtcgcccatttcattgaaacttgcaacaatgctgggacagagggagactacctcgtcaaacagttcgtgcgttcgctgaaaagtaacgcttttgactggtacactgacctcgaacctgagtctatcaacagttgggaccagctagaaagggaattcctcaaccgtttctacagcactcgtcgtactgtaaacatgctagagctgaccagtacgaaacagtggaaagatgaacctgtcgtcgactacataaatagatggcgttctttaagtctggattgcaaagatcggctttctgaaacctctgccattgagatgtgcgttcaaggcatgcagtggggactacactacatccttcaaggcatcaaaccacgaacatttgaggagttagccacccgcgcccatgatatggagttaagcatcacccgtcatgggaagaaagaacagatcgccgactacaagaatgacaaagttttggggcccaaggtggataaggctgcgtggaaacccaccaaggaagcaatgacgctcaacacaactccagtcaaaacccatacacgaggcaaggcgattcaaaccgaagcttttcgtgatcaagagatacgtagacccactttgaaggagcttgaggagaagacttatccattccccgactctgacgtggttgccatgttagatgacttgctggaaaaaaaggtgatcaacctacctgagtgtaaacggccggaagagatgaaccgtactgacagtccaaggtactgtaaattccaccgcttcattggtcatccgacggaaaagtgttttgtgctaaaagatctcatcatgaagttggctcagaaagggatcatcgagctagatcttaatgatgtggtgaagtcagaCTATACCACcatcacttctggctctttgaactcaaaatcttcacctcaaccgccgggggcatgctccaaaactatgtcagtcaagtcaagtgaagttgaaggatggacttatgtcactccaaagaaaatgcacaagaaacataggtctcctccacaagttcaccaattggaaagggggcaaagcagctaccgtcaaccttcaaagctacatgaaagtgttgaggatgatgaagttatgacacaaagatcgtccattgccatcacgatgcgcgatttcttcccaaaagacttcttcaatcactcagtcaagactccttgctatgaagattgcaaggaatgcctctctaagatcgtttgacaaaatcataaaaaaaaacgctcctcgttcgcacgatcCTAAAAGacgacaaccaaagctccttgtccgcacgagcataaaaggcgacaacaaacgctccttgcttgcatgagctgaaactgcaaatggcATCAAAAGCTCATTGTCCGCACGAGCGTAAAAGGTAACAACAAAATGCTCCtagcccgcaagagcataaactgtgtacggcaccaacaaaaaaaaatatatgtatttaaaCTACGTTATGATTTGATcccttctttggaagagtacataggcaacttgaaatttcaaaacttcaagtacagtcacaacaaaataaataagtaaatgtttcattaaagaaagtcaattttattacaaaagaaaagaaaagaaaagaaaaaaaatacatatgttactatgtattagaaaaaatatatatattctctattcaaaaaaaaaaaaaaaaaaaaaaagggggccGGCTCCAAAACTTTTTATTCCTCTTTCCAAAGCCAGCGAGCCCAGCTACAAATCCGGGCCCAGCTCTCAAAGCCCATTGTTACTCGGCTCCAAGACTCCCAACTCAATCCACcaccctcctttctctctctaaaaaaccCTCTCTCAAGAACTCTGGGTTTGTACCTTCAGAGATGGTGGTTCAAGACGATTGGACGAGGGCGGCGATGACCGATGATGTGCTCGTGGTCGAGCTACTGCTGCGGCTCAAGCAGGTGCAGGCGGCGGGGCCGTCGTCTTCGCTGCGGTCTTCGTCTCCGATGTCGCAGTCTCTTTTGACGCTCAGGTGGAGTGTAAGGATGCCACGCTCCAAAGCGGCGTCGTCCGGTTCCAGATTCGACGGCGGCGTCTCACACCAGAGGAACAGCGGCAAGAACGGCGCCGATTCCACCACTAGATGCAGCCCCACGACTCCGCTTTCATGGAGCGGCGGTACCGGCTCTCTATCCGCCACCGCCGACGGCTTTGAAGAGTCCAGCTGCCCCAGATCCAAGGGTAATGGTACATATGAATCCACCAGCACCACCAATGCCGCCAAGagggcaaggagaaagaagacatATGCTGAGTTTAAAGAGCAGGAAAGTTCGTTGTTGAAGGAAAGGACACATCTGGAAAAGGAAATAGCGACCTTACAAGCAACTTTCAAGGAGCAAAGAGCCAAAAATGACAACTTTAAGAGAATCAAGATTGATTTGAACTTGCATTCTGCAAGGAATTTGAGTGCAAACTTTGACGGAGCAGGGAAAGCAATTTCCAGCCAACCCCATGAGAGAAGAGCTTCTTCGAGTAACACTGCATACTACATTCCTTCGGATTTGGGCCTGGCCTCACTGTCGAGATCGTTGTGCTTCACAGTGTGGCTGCTTGAAGACATGAAAATCAGCGTTGATTTATCTATCTGCTTCTACCCAATTGATCAGGGACTGTCTGATTCAGACcaccttcaaaaaaaaaaaatccccaaaatTCTCAGGCTTTCGAT contains the following coding sequences:
- the LOC137743037 gene encoding uncharacterized protein, which codes for MVVQDDWTRAAMTDDVLVVELLLRLKQVQAAGPSSSLRSSSPMSQSLLTLRWSVRMPRSKAASSGSRFDGGVSHQRNSGKNGADSTTRCSPTTPLSWSGGTGSLSATADGFEESSCPRSKGNGTYESTSTTNAAKRARRKKTYAEFKEQESSLLKERTHLEKEIATLQATFKEQRAKNDNFKRIKIDLNLHSARNLSANFDGAGKAISSQPHERRASSRTV